The Chthoniobacterales bacterium genome segment CGGCCTCACCGCCACCGCAACTTTGGGGCAACTCGGCGAGATATTCGTCCTCCGCACCAGCACCGAGTATCATCTGTTGGCTGACGGCCTCGATACGAAGAAATATCTCCCGTGAGTCGAGTGAAAGTGGAATCCAAGTCGCAAAAAAAGCATTGTCTGCCCACGATTATTTCACTAAAAAACTCCATGACCCCCAAGCTGCTCGGTGCATGTTTTCTTTTGGCCACCACCTTTAGCGTTTGCGCTGCCGGCCCCGATCTGGATCACGACGGCATCCCGAATCGCTTCGATCGCGACGTGGACAACGACGGCATCCCGAATCGTCTCGACCCGAATATCGACGGAGGTTTCTGCCGCAAAGGCCCATTGAGAGGCCACTACATCGGTGATCATCTGAAAAATAATTCCCGTCACGAGCACGACATGGACGGCGATGGCATTGTCAATTCCCGCGACCGCGACATGGATGGCGATGGCATTCGCAATGAGGATGACTCAGACGCCAATGACGATGGAGTGGATGACTCGCTGGAGAGCGGTGATTTAACAAAAAGCGGCGTAGGCACACTTACCTTAAGCGGAAATAACACTTACACAGGTGGAACGACCGTCAGCGCAGGAACGCTGACGCTGGCTGGATCGGGCTCCAGCTCAGGAGTCATCAATACTAACAGTTCAGTTACGGTTGGCAGCGTGACCACGTTGCTGTTGCCTCACGGCACCATCACGATCACCACCCCCATCACCTTCGAGATCACGACGGCGATAATTGCCAACGGCACCACCATTTCCATCCCTGAAGATTGGACTGCCCATGGCGGTGTCCTCGTTTACCAAGGCACCAGCTACACGACCAATGCCGACATCATCGCCGCGGGACTTCCGGTGACGTTTCGGCCTGCGACCAATTAGTTTACCTGCCCATCCCAGGGCCAGATTTGCACGGCCAGACGCATTGGGATAAACGAATAATCTTCGGGATCCAGTAGCGCTGACTTCCATTCGACTCTCCCCGAGTATGTTGCGAAACTTCCAGAACCTCCACGGCTGCTCACTGGCCGCCTCCGATGGCGAAATCGGCAAAGTGCAGGAAATCTACTTCGACGACCAGCATTGGAAGGTGCGTTACTTCGTTGTCACCACCGGCTCCTGGCTCACCGGTCGCGAAGTCCTCATCGCTCCGTCCGTCATCGAAGGCATCGACGAGACCCACCGCTCCCTCGCCGTCCACCTCAGCCAGGAGGAAGTCCGCCATTCGCCCCCGGTCGAAGCCGACAAACCCGTCTCCCGCCAATACGAGGAGCAGATGTATAAATACTATGGATGGGACCCTTACTGGAGCATCGCCGACAGCGGTATTGGCTTCGGAATATCGCCCATGGGTGTGGGCGCAGCCGCCTACCCGGAAAACATCACGCCTCCACCGCCGATCACCACGCATTTGCGCAGTAGCGACGAGCTCAAGGGCTATCGCATCCATGCCAACGACGGCGA includes the following:
- a CDS encoding autotransporter-associated beta strand repeat-containing protein, with amino-acid sequence MTPKLLGACFLLATTFSVCAAGPDLDHDGIPNRFDRDVDNDGIPNRLDPNIDGGFCRKGPLRGHYIGDHLKNNSRHEHDMDGDGIVNSRDRDMDGDGIRNEDDSDANDDGVDDSLESGDLTKSGVGTLTLSGNNTYTGGTTVSAGTLTLAGSGSSSGVINTNSSVTVGSVTTLLLPHGTITITTPITFEITTAIIANGTTISIPEDWTAHGGVLVYQGTSYTTNADIIAAGLPVTFRPATN
- a CDS encoding PRC-barrel domain-containing protein yields the protein MLRNFQNLHGCSLAASDGEIGKVQEIYFDDQHWKVRYFVVTTGSWLTGREVLIAPSVIEGIDETHRSLAVHLSQEEVRHSPPVEADKPVSRQYEEQMYKYYGWDPYWSIADSGIGFGISPMGVGAAAYPENITPPPPITTHLRSSDELKGYRIHANDGELGKVEDFIIDDKTWHIRYLVIRPGHWPTQRHVLLAPEWIEGVSYEGAEVVVNLPSSRIEDAPEFNLPITREYEDRLHAHYERPAYWLRR